One genomic segment of Heptranchias perlo isolate sHepPer1 unplaced genomic scaffold, sHepPer1.hap1 HAP1_SCAFFOLD_1011, whole genome shotgun sequence includes these proteins:
- the LOC137307492 gene encoding high affinity nerve growth factor receptor-like, producing the protein MELVLAGNIFSCSCEILWLQLWQESGWAALGNQSLSCWQNNSAILLESMQIPDCDFAKASISLENVTVKEGENLTLRCNASGSPRPSVRWIITDLKSNHSVEVDDENPQEVVLKLLHVAPEENGSNLTCRAENLVGQVEVSITLSVLYKPEILSLSDAVNHHNWCFSFVVRGNPRPTTRWIYDSLELPDNLISWTAIYEEAPNEIHGCRELASPTHCNNGNYTLVVENYLGSDRRTAVGHFMDGPVDICQIEPTKPAGKESSTSRNVTVRNKEPSFGVWVAVTLAIFASVFLMLMLIIVHRYRQSSKLSNNRDAKMLGSEDEAGVSLHFMNLGISSTPLAMGNPDGVKSHTIENPQYFWQSNSFLKDKDHSVQHIKRRDIVLKWELGEGAFGKVFLAECCNLSPEQDRMLVAVKTLKEATESARIDFQREAELLTFLQHEHIVKFYGVCTQGEPLIMVFEYMKHGDLNRFLRSQGPDATILVSGSDQPFGQLNLPQLLHVAKQIASGMVYLASLHFVHRDLATRNCLVDESMVVKIGDFGMSRDIYSTDYYRVGGRTMLPIRWMPPESIMYRKFTTESDIWSFGVVLWEIFTYGKQPWYQLSNNEAIECITQGRELECPRTCPREVYDIMQGCWQREPQQRLTIKEIHSRLQRLVKSPPVYLDVLQ; encoded by the exons ATGGAGCT GGTACTCGCAGGGAATATCTTCAGCTGTTCCTGTGAGATTCTCTGGCTGCAGCTGTGGCAGGAGAGCGGATGGGCAGCGCTGGGCAACCAGAGCCTGAGCTGTTGGCAGAACAACAGTGCCATCCTGCTGGAGAGCATGCAGATCCCAGACTGCG ATTTTGCCAAGGCCAGCATAAGCCTGGAGAACGTCACGGTGAAGGAAGGCGAGAACCTGACGCTGAGATGCAACGCATCGGGAAGCCCCCGCCCGTCGGTGAGGTGGATCATCACAGACCTGAAGTCCAATCACTCTGTCGAG GTGGATGACGAGAACCCACAGGAGGTGGTCCTCAAACTGCTTCACGTTGCACCTGAGGAGAACGGCAGTAACCTGACCTGCAGGGCCGAGAACCTGGTGGGGCAGGTCGAAGTCTCAATCACCCTCTCGGTGCTGT ATAAGCCTGAGATCCTGAGCCTGTCTGACGCCGTCAACCACCACAACTGGTGCTTCTCGTTCGTGGTGCGGGGGAACCCTCGGCCCACCACCCGCTGGATCTACGACTCCCTGGAGCTGCCCGACAACCTCATCAGCTGGACGGCCATATACGAGGAGGCGCCAAATGAGATCCACGGCTGCCGGGAGCTGGCCAGCCCCACCCACTGCAACAATGGCAACTACACGCTGGTGGTGGAGAACTACCTGGGCAGTGACCGCCGGACAGCCGTCGGTCACTTCATGGATGGTCCCGTGGACATCTGCCAAATCGAGCCTACCAAGCCAG CAGGTAAGGAAAGCAGCACGTCGAGGAATGTCACCGTGAGGAACAAGGAGCCTTCCTTTGGG GTCTGGGTAGCTGTAACGTTGGCGATCTTTGCCTCTGTGTTCCTGATGCTGATGCTGATTATCGTTCACAGATATAGGCAGAGCTCCAAGCTCAGCAACAACA GAGATGCCAAGATGCTGGGCAGCGAGGATGAAGCTGGCGTCTCGCTGCACTTCATGAACCTGGGCATCAGCTCCACCCCATTGGCTATGGGCAACccggacggggtgaagagccacACCATTGAGAACCCGCAGTACTTCTGGCAGTCCAACAGCTTTCTCAAGGACAAGGACCACT CTGTGCAGCACATCAAGCGGAGAGATATTGTTCTGAAGTGGGAGCTCGGGGAGGGAGCGTTCGGGAAGGTGTTCCTCGCTGAGTGTTGCAATCTGAGCCCGGAGCAGGACCGGATGCTAGTGGCTGTCAAG ACACTGAAAGAGGCGACAGAGAGCGCCCGCATCGACTTCCAGCGAGAGGCTGAGCTCCTGACCTTCCTGCAGCACGAGCACATTGTGAAGTTCTACGGGGTGTGCACACAGGGCGAACCTCTCATCATGGTCTTCGAGTACATGAAGCACGGAGACCTGAATCGCTTCCTGCG ATCACAGGGTCCTGATGCGACTATCCTGGTCAGTGGCAGTGACCAACCCTTTGGACAACTCAACCTGCCCCAATTGCTGCATGTCGCCAAGCAAATCGCCTCTGGGATGGTGTACCTGGCATCACTGCACTTTGTGCACCGAGACTTAGCCACCAGGAACTGTCTGGTCGATGAGAGCATGGTGGTGAAGATTGGAGATTTTGGCATGTCCAGGGATATCTACAGCACCGATTACTACAGG GTCGGAGGCCGAACCATGCTGCCGATTCGCTGGATGCCCCCGGAGAGTATCATGTACCGGAAATTCACCACGGAGAGCGACATCTGGAGCTTCGGCGTGGTGCTATGGGAAATCTTCACCTACGGCAAGCAGCCCTGGTACCAGCTGTCCAACAACGAG GCCATTGAGTGCATCACACAGGGTCGCGAACTGGAATGCCCAAGGACCTGTCCCAGAGAAGTATACGACATCATGCAAGGCTGCTGGCAGAGAGAGCCGCAGCAGCGACTGACCATCAAGGAAATCCACAGCAGGCTCCAGCGCTTGGTGAAGTCCCCTCCAGTCTACCTCGATGTGTTGCAGTAG